One Synechococcus sp. UW179A DNA segment encodes these proteins:
- a CDS encoding MSMEG_0569 family flavin-dependent oxidoreductase has product MHVISTQNATAKRRSVVIVGAGQAGLSVAHELKLQGLKPLVLEKHRVAYAWDQQRWDSFCLVTPNWQCRLPDFPYDGDQPDGFMDKMSIVNYLQRFAQHVNADLREGIAVERLTPIGNGYRLVTSEGVIDAEHVIVATGGYHRPRRHPYAERLPSSLLQIDARSYRNPDALPEGLVLVVGNGQSGSQIAEDLHLAGRSVHLSVGRAPRSPRRYRGKDVVDWLDRMGYYAMPISDHADPRTVRAKTNHYLTGRDGGREIDLRRRAMEGMHLHGRLSSITGDHIGFTNDLAANLDQADAVYCRIRSSIDSWIEKEGIAAPIEQAYSPCWQPPPVDDPGIDLNTQPLAAVIWCTGYRGDFSWIDAPVFDGSGLPAHDRGVTQSAGLYFIGLPWLHTWGSGRFCGVADDARYLARVISLRLQRRDASLEKLECTAILGS; this is encoded by the coding sequence ATGCACGTCATATCAACCCAGAATGCAACTGCAAAGCGCCGTTCTGTTGTCATCGTCGGAGCAGGCCAGGCTGGTCTTTCCGTAGCTCATGAACTGAAACTGCAAGGGCTAAAACCTCTCGTTCTCGAAAAACACCGTGTCGCTTATGCATGGGATCAGCAACGCTGGGATTCGTTTTGTTTAGTCACACCAAACTGGCAATGCCGTCTGCCTGATTTCCCCTACGACGGCGATCAGCCAGACGGCTTCATGGACAAGATGTCCATTGTGAATTATCTCCAGCGCTTTGCTCAGCATGTCAACGCTGATTTACGCGAAGGAATCGCTGTCGAACGTTTGACACCCATTGGCAATGGCTACCGATTGGTCACCAGCGAGGGGGTGATCGATGCCGAACACGTCATCGTTGCCACTGGGGGATATCACAGACCCCGTCGTCATCCATACGCCGAACGTCTGCCCAGCTCGTTACTACAAATCGATGCGCGTTCTTACCGAAACCCTGATGCTCTCCCCGAGGGCCTTGTTTTGGTGGTCGGGAATGGCCAATCAGGTAGCCAGATCGCCGAAGACCTCCATCTTGCAGGGCGTTCTGTCCATCTGAGTGTGGGACGAGCCCCACGATCTCCGCGCCGTTACCGCGGCAAGGACGTTGTTGATTGGCTGGACCGGATGGGCTACTACGCCATGCCGATAAGCGATCACGCAGACCCACGGACCGTCCGAGCGAAGACCAACCATTACCTAACCGGACGTGACGGCGGTCGTGAAATTGACCTGCGCCGACGTGCGATGGAAGGGATGCACTTGCATGGTCGTCTATCCAGCATCACCGGAGACCACATCGGCTTCACCAATGATTTAGCCGCCAATCTTGATCAGGCCGATGCTGTGTACTGCCGCATTCGTAGCAGCATTGACAGCTGGATCGAAAAGGAGGGAATTGCTGCACCGATCGAACAGGCGTATTCCCCCTGTTGGCAACCCCCACCCGTGGATGACCCTGGCATTGATTTGAATACACAGCCCCTTGCTGCGGTGATCTGGTGTACGGGATATCGCGGCGATTTCAGCTGGATTGATGCGCCCGTTTTTGATGGGAGTGGATTGCCTGCCCATGATCGCGGGGTCACCCAAAGCGCCGGCCTGTATTTCATCGGTTTGCCATGGCTACATACCTGGGGCTCCGGGCGCTTCTGCGGCGTTGCCGATGATGCGCGATATCTCGCCAGGGTCATCAGCCTGCGTTTGCAGCGTCGCGATGCCTCCCTAGAAAAACTTGAATGCACGGCAATCTTGGGGTCATAG